From a single Ooceraea biroi isolate clonal line C1 chromosome 12, Obir_v5.4, whole genome shotgun sequence genomic region:
- the LOC105276583 gene encoding uncharacterized protein LOC105276583: MDFVYIPEVFTYGYSRNAQYRDYEQPWNRDYLKCSSSSRKSAEHQRAMQQQYKESCYLCKETKRRNLAVYIRSKSRSDSCHGIHEEEEEIDAIHGEKKNASVKQEKCVTSSCNTDARKS; this comes from the exons ATGGATTTCGTTTACATACCGGAAGTGTTTACCTACGGGTATTCGAGAAATGCGCAGTACCGCGACTACGAGCAGCCGTGGAACCGGGACTACTTAAAGtgcagcagtagcagca GAAAATCAGCGGAACATCAACGCGCGATGCAGCAGCAGTATAAAGAAAGCTGTTATTTGTGCAAGgaaacgaaaagaagaaacttgGCGGTTTATATAAGGAGTAAATCACGAAGTGACTCCTGTCATGGAATccacgaggaagaagaagagatcgATGCAATACACGGCGAGAAGAAAAACGCAAGTGTCAAGCAAGAAAAATGTGTGACATCATCGTGCAATACAGACGCACGGAAATcttaa
- the LOC105276580 gene encoding protein catecholamines up: MTVNNQQTAVHRWISRIIIATFIVFIFLNLPTICGAHEGESPSYKYSKAANEIYQKQHQHQHEHEHSGSTQASASHKYSDVVLKAVGSTLIISAAPFLILFFVPLDNTKQRESLLKILLSFASGGLLGDAFLHLIPHALIPHSHEASSESHSHSHSHSHDHGDDELGHHKHDMSVGLCVLLGIIVFLTVEKAVRIIKGDHSHSHVFQEKKEDTSSKEKKGEKKDSGKAISKAQKVHEGDIKIAGYLNLVADFLHNFTDGLAIGASYMAGNSIGYITTFTILLHEIPHEIGDFAILVQSGYSKRKAMMLQLITAVGALLGTSVSLLAEGMGDLATKWILPFTAGGFIYIATVSVIPELLTATKLWQSVMEISALLFGVYMMVLIADYE, encoded by the exons ATGACAGTGAATAACCAACAAACTGCCGTGCACAGGTGGATCTCGCGGATAATAATCGCTACGTTCATTGTATTCATTTTCCTGAATCTGCCGACCATCTGCGGGGCTCACGAGGGCGAATCGCCAAGTTACAAGTACTCCAAGGCGGCCAATGAGATTTACCAGAAGCAGCATCAGCATCAGCACGAGCATGAACATTCCGGCTCCACGCAAGCGAGCGCCTCACACAAATACAGTGACGTCGTTTTGAAAGCTGTTGGCTCGACTTTGATCATATCCGCTGCGCCGTTCCTCATCCTGTTCTTCGTGCCACTGGACAATACCAAGCAACGCGAGTCGTTGCTGAAGATCCTCTTGAGCTTCGCATCTGGTGGTCTTCTGGGCGACGCGTTTCTTCATCTTATTCCGCATGCGTTGATTCCTCATTCTCATGAGGCTTCTTCAGAGTCACATTCACATTCCCATTCCCATAGCCATGATCATGGTGACGATGAGTTGGGACACCACAAGCATGATATGTCAGTTGGTCTGTGTGTGCTGCTGGGCATAATAGTATTCTTAACGGTGGAGAAAGCAGTGCGTATTATTAAGGGCGATCATAGTCACTCGCATGTCTtccaagaaaaaaaggaagatacttcatcgaaagagaagaaaggggAGAAGAAAGACAGTGGCAAAGCAATTTCTAAAGCACAGAAGGTACATGAAGGTGACATAAAGATTGCTGGCTACCTGAACTTGGTTGCGGACTTTCTGCATAACTTTACAGACGGCCTGGCTATAGGAGCCAGCTACATGGCTGGGAATAGTATCGgttatataacaacattcacGATCTTGCTGCACGAGATTCCACATGAGATCGGCGATTTCGCGATCTTGGTGCAAAGCGGATATAGCAAGAGAAAG GCTATGATGTTGCAGTTGATCACCGCTGTGGGAGCTTTATTAGGAACTTCCGTTTCATTGTTGGCGGAAGGAATGG GCGACCTTGCGACAAAATGGATTCTCCCGTTCACTGCAGGAGGCTTTATTTACATTGCAACAGTCTCGGTGATACCAGAACTCTTGACTGCCACTAAACTGTGGCAATCGGTTATGGAGATTTCCGCTCTGCTTTTCGGAGTATACATGATGGTCCTTATAGCagattatgaataa
- the LOC105276616 gene encoding kinesin-like protein KIF14 encodes MSHHSLKSTSHGYCEAIFSTSPRNSNKENAVPALKDKRNLHSSLSNELSAPVKNQSANKKVQCPGQKALSKQEVTEATDKLHDTEVSCPKSTSVKQDTIVKQEKSVCNNVMSTEKLKTPIRTKFVNSSSNDKPMSVQFCTPKHSKTTNTLSANTKFNILPAARTPVKRYFSDHTLTQSTPDCFNAVHLETPHKTDDVMVGEQTIYEGETSNLTVGIRIRPLSSKELNDPKVTSVVQGSGQNVTVECEAALHTFMYDHCFVSHDDPSTPGHASQEVVFLNMVLPLVHNAFEGYNVCLFAYGQTGSGKSYSLMGTEPAQLGAVPFDERVGITPRFCQEIFTQARNNQQIETTVEISYFEIYNEKIHDLLASMSNGSKKAPLKVREHPVFGPYVVDLSQHCVQNYKDLQAWLKVGNSQRATAATGMNEKSSRSHSIFSIILTQAHSGDRLDCKSLDANRRSKINLVDLAGSERLSQTSATGERLREGVSINKSLLTLGKVIASLTENTSNRKQGFVPYRESVLTWLLKESLGGNSRTAMLGTVSPANIHVEETLATLRYACQARAIVNRIRINEDPHDRLIRELKAEVLRLRGVREGYEKQLGVIPRRLLDCIEPMHQSDGEVKRKQKEIDKLKDQLRKTEEQLAATQMGWREKLRIAEERKSSELKYLRRCGIAIEIDFHEKDKQPCLVNLAADSMLSGTLLYLIPPGLVRVGKASRPEATSKRLDIMLDGPLVRELHCSIENNGGKLILTPEMDGDTYVNGQIVTGKIVLRNGDRLVIGGNHYFKVLNPYDESPCNVKLSTQTIDFEFAHQEILRIQEEKLKAELEESKQKAMKELESARREAELQLSSQKSTYERKIEVLGSTVEEQKYALEQINRRRQELELEKELLATEVETNNKIKKIQSEENYAKLTPYKSNFLQELENILNEKTADVESALKSKLTEKTITTGGISLHEMQILVKEATQRCKEAGFHYEFDQQQIIVKKNLQPVIRIRDKTCTMETLWQPMDFLDWMDRLRNGDVEEAVKELRDIDYDWEPYDETKVFQDSLNSSRISINMTPVKKQLNESVHQFPMDTSMLEVTLGDQTLMMMQDQQDDVNACITQIEVATKTLNKLCHRYQHHDTKSIVESLAKMQNIIETLRNTLQSKNSSDCKDASSISSISSSNNTVIEVTNDIRNLSLNENTKECTEKDIKPIGIASSSDADKPPPTTTMTTTTKEDGIKKSPSHSSASPKKSNMRSNVTLDAKTAHKNVRFIDKK; translated from the exons ATGTCTCATCATAGCTTGAAATCCACAAGTCACGGTTACTGTGAAGCTATTTTTTCAACTTCCCCGAGAAATTCTAACAAGGAAAATGCCGTTCCCGCGTTAAAAGA CAAGAGAAATTTGCATTCGTCCTTATCTAACGAACTATCTGCTCCGGTCAAAAATCAGAGTGCAAACAAAAAAGTGCAATGTCCTGGACAGAAGGCTTTGTCGAAACAGGAAGTAACGGAGGCCACAGATAAATTACATGATACAGAAGTGTCATGTCCCAAATCTACAAGTGTAAAGCAAGACACAATTGTGAAACAAGAAAAATCAGTTTGTAATAATGTTATGTCCACCGAAAAGTTGAAGACTCCAATCAGGACAAAATTTGTGAATAGCTCGTCCAATGACAAACCGATGAGTGTACAGTTCTGTACGCCCAAGCATTCGAAAACGACAAATACGCTTAGCGCTAATACAAAATTCAACATTTTGCCTGCCGCAAGGACGCCTGTAAAACGTTACTTCAGTGACCATACTTTAACACAAAGCACACCTGATTGTTTCAACGCCGTTCACTTGGAAACTCCTCACAAGACTGATGATGTAATGGTCGGGGAACAAACAATATACGAAGGGGAAACTAGTAATCTCACTGTCGGAATACGCATTAGGCCCTTAAGTTCCAA AGAACTGAATGATCCAAAAGTCACATCGGTCGTGCAAGGGAGCGGTCAAAACGTTACGGTGGAGTGCGAGGCAGCACTTCACACCTTCATGTACGACCATTGCTTCGTCTCGCATGACGACCCATCCACACCTGGTCATGCCAGCCAAGAGGTCGTTTTTCTTAACATGGTGCTGCCGTTGGTGCACAATGCGTTTGAGGGATATAACGTCTGCTTGTTCGCGTATGGACAGACAGGGTCCGGGAAAAGTTACAGTCTAATGGGCACAGAGCCTGCGCAATTAGGTGCGGTACCGTTCGACGAAAGGGTCGGTATCACACCGAGATTTTGCCAGGAGATATTTACGCAAGCGCGTAACAATCAGCAGATTGAGACCACTGTGGAGATCAGCTATTTCGAGATCTACAACGAGAAGATACACGATCTCTTGGCAAGTATGAGCAATGGATCGAAGAAGGCGCCTCTCAAAGTAAGAGAGCATCCCGTCTTCGGTCCTTATGTCGTAGACCTGAGCCAGCACTGTGTGCAAAACTACAAAGACTTACAG GCTTGGTTGAAAGTAGGAAACTCCCAGAGAGCGACGGCTGCGACTGGCATGAACGAGAAGAGCTCGCGATCCCACAGCATTTTCAGTATTATACTAACTCAAGCACACTCGGGCGACCGATTGGACTGCAAGTCGCTCGACGCCAATCGCCGTAGCAAAATTAATCTAGTCGACTTAGCTGGTAGCGAGAGATTGAGTCAGACTTCCGCCACCGGCGAGAGATTAAGG GAAGGTGTATCCATCAATAAATCGTTGCTGACGTTGGGGAAGGTGATCGCGTCGCTCACAGAGAACACGAGCAATCGTAAGCAAGGTTTCGTGCCATATCGCGAATCGGTGTTGACTTGGCTACTAAAG GAAAGTTTGGGAGGAAATTCACGGACAGCGATGTTAGGCACAGTATCGCCGGCTAATATTCACGTGGAGGAGACTCTGGCGACTCTTCGATACGCGTGCCAAGCTAGAGCTATAGTCAATCGAATTCGTATCAACGAGGATCCGCATGACCGACTAATTCG CGAATTAAAGGCTGAAGTTCTACGTTTACGTGGGGTGCGTGAGGGATATGAGAAACAACTTGGAGTCATACCCCGTCGCTTGCTTGATTGCATCGAGCCGATGCATCAGTCCGATGGCGAAGTCAAGCGAAAGCAAAAAGAAATCGATAAACTAAAGGACCAATTGAGAAAAACGGAGGAGCAACTGGCTGCCACTCAGAT GGGCTGGCGTGAGAAGCTGCGGATAGCCGAGGAAAGGAAAAGCTCGGAGCTGAAATACTTGCGTCGTTGCGGGATTGCCATCGAGATTGATTTCCATGAGAAAGATAAACAACCATGTCTCGTAAATCTCGCGGCCGATTCTATGTTGTCCGGTACGCTTCTCTATCTCATACCTCCAGGTTTAGTTCGTGTCGGGAAAGCTAGCAGGCCCGAAGCCACCTCCAAAAGGCTGGATATCATGTTGGACGGACCTCTCGTTAGGGAACTACACTG TTCCATTGAAAATAACGGAGGTAAATTGATCTTAACGCCCGAAATGGATGGGGACACGTACGTGAATGGCCAA ATAGTAACCGGGAAAATTGTGCTGAGAAATGGCGATCGTTTAGTCATCGGCGgcaatcattattttaaagtGCTGAACCCGTACGACGAGTCGCCGTGCAACGTCAAACTCTCGACGCAAACGATAGACTTTGAATTTGCACATCAAGAGATTCTCAGGATCCAAGAGGAAAA attaaaAGCAGAGCTGGAGGAGTCGAAGCAGAAAGCGATGAAGGAATTGGAAAGCGCGAGACGCGAGGCGGAATTGCAACTCAGTTCGCAAAAGTCGACGTACGAGCGTAAGATCGAAGTTCTCGGCTCGACCGTGGAAGAACAAAAGTATGCACTCGAGCAGATCAATCGCAGGAGGCAGGAGTTGGAGCTGGAGAAAGAGTTGCTCGCTACCGAGGTGgaaactaacaataagattaAAAAGATACAGTCGGAAGAAAATTACGCTAAATTGACGCCGTACAAGTCGAATTTCCTACAAGAGCTCGAGAATATCCTGAACGAAAAAACTGCGGACGTCGAAAGCGCGCTGAAGAGCAAACTCACCGAGAAAACGATAACCACTGGCGGAATCAGTCTGCATGAGATGCAGATACTCGTCAAGGAAGCGACTCAACGATGCAAAGAAGCCGGATTTCATTAC gAATTCGACCAACagcaaataatagtaaaaaagaATCTGCAACCCGTAATCCGCATTCGCGATAAAACGTGTACGATGGAAACGTTGTGGCAACCGATGGACTTCCTGGACTGGATGGATCGCTTGAGAAACGGCGACGTCGAGGAAGCGGTGAAGGAGCTGCGAGATATCGATTACGATTGGGAACCTTACGACGAGACGAAGGTGTTCCAAGACTCGCTGAACAGCAGTCGGATCTCGATAAACATGACACCGGTAAAGAAGCAGCTGAACGAGAGCGTCCATCAGTTCCCCATGGACACGTCGATGTTGGAAGTAACGCTGGGCGATCAAACCCTCATGATGATGCAAGATCAGCAGGACGATGTGAACGCGTGCATCACGCAGATCGAAGTCGCCACGAAAACGTTGAACAAGCTGTGCCATCGGTATCAACATCACGATACGAAATCGATCGTGGAGTCGCTGGCCAAGATGCAGAACATCATCGAAACTTTGAGAAATACATTGCAGAGTAAAAACTCGAGCGACTGCAAGGACGCGAGCTCGATAAGTTCGATAAGCAGCTCTAACAACACCGTTATCGAAGTGACAAACGACATAAGGAATCTCTCGCTGAACGAGAACACAAAAGAGTGCACGGAAAAAGATATCAAACCGATAGGCATCGCCAGCAGTAGCGATGCAGATAAACCACCACCAACAACAACAATGACAACAACGACAAAGGAAGATGGTATTAAAAAAAGTCCGAGTCACAGCTCGGCGTCGCCGAAAAAATCTAACATGCGAAGTAACGTCACGTTAGATGCGAAAACCGCTCACAAGAACGTGAggtttattgataaaaaatga
- the LOC105276581 gene encoding uncharacterized protein LOC105276581 isoform X1, whose translation MRKSGYRKCSVKRCKNTTANSNCRFFRFPKDNARAKQWVTACNREDLVLKTAEYLYAINRICSDHFEDRMYANDLKSRLLPSARPTLNLHNHEENDQNIANAEILPNNNILVESNNIPKIASNTSQSAVVKTSHVIKPTFQIEANGHDYIGTALASELPQIDARGSQVNKLIEANGHDYIETASASEFLPQTDTPVLVSKLNCTDVQRNVSSITENATSGHNFGIKHNEMTLQTVILRPIHSVSTNLQSSIIVSSANHSIAVNPKLTVAAPFYVVHPSSPGKVLRNTQCYKDQLPVKQSLNKMVQTTKELCAHESKKLKFQKLKLQKEIRILRKENAALRETIEKMNLSKNQFLKCCEKYVSPQVALFIKEQISVHNQKAKGRRYSLKFKRLCLNLHFKRPRTYKALSSIFSLPSRATLQRMTTKSLVEV comes from the exons ATGAGGAAAAGTGGATACAGAAAGTGCAGTGTCAAACGCTGCAAAAATACTACTGCGAATTCGAATTGCCGTTTCTTTCGCTTCCCTAAGGACAATGCAAG GGCAAAGCAGTGGGTAACGGCATGCAATCGTGAAGACCTCGTGCTCAAAAcagcagaatatttatatgctATCAATAGGATTTGCAGCGATCACTTCGAGGACAGGATGTATGCGAATGATTTAAAATCTCGTTTGCTTCCTTCAGCTCGACCGACTCTAAATCTCCATAATCATGAAGAAAATGATCAGAATATTGCT AATGCAGAGATTTTGcctaacaataatatattagttgaaagtaataatatacCTAAG attGCTTCAAATACTTCTCAAAGTGCAGTAGTGAAAACATCACACGTAATTAAACCAACCTTTCAG ATTGAAGCAAATGGACACGATTATATAGGGACTGCGTTGGCATCTGAGTTGCCACAAATTGACGCTCGAGGATCACAGGTCAATAAATTG aTTGAAGCAAATGGTCACGATTATATAGAAACTGCGTCGGCATCTGAGTTTCTCCCACAAACTGACACTCCAGTGTTGGTCAGCAAATTG AATTGTACAGATGTACAAAGGAACGTTTCATCTATTACTGAAAATGCTACAAGTGGGCACAATTTTGGAATAAAACACAATGAGATGACACTTCAAACTGTCATCTTGAGACCAATTCACAGCGTCTCCACTAATCTTCAATCTTCAATCATTGTTTCTTCAGCGAACCACAGTATTGCGGTAAATCCTAAACTTACAGTCGCTGCGCCTTTCTATGTTGTCCATCCGTCTTCACCAGGAAAAGTTTTAAGGAATACACAATGCTACAAAGACCAACTACCTGTGAAACAAAGTCTTAATAAAATGGTTCAAACAACAAAAGAATTATGTGCTCATGAgtcgaaaaaattaaaatttcaaaaattaaaattgcaaaaagaaaTCAGAATTCTGAGAAAAGAGAATGCTGCTCTGCGAGaaacaattgaaaaaatgaatttaagcAAAAATCAATTCCTAAAATGTTGCGAAAAATATGTATCCCCCCAAGTGGCACTGTTTATAAAAGAACAAATATCAGTTCACAATCAAAAGGCTAAAGGTCGGAGATATTCCTTAAAATTTAAACGATTATGCTTGAATCTGCATTTCAAGAGGCCAAGAACATATAAAGCTTTGTCATCGATATTTTCTTTGCCGTCTAGAGCGACTCTTCAAAGAATGACAACCAAATCTCTTGTAGAAGTATAA
- the LOC105276581 gene encoding uncharacterized protein LOC105276581 isoform X2, with translation MRKSGYRKCSVKRCKNTTANSNCRFFRFPKDNARAKQWVTACNREDLVLKTAEYLYAINRICSDHFEDRMYANDLKSRLLPSARPTLNLHNHEENDQNIAIASNTSQSAVVKTSHVIKPTFQIEANGHDYIGTALASELPQIDARGSQVNKLIEANGHDYIETASASEFLPQTDTPVLVSKLNCTDVQRNVSSITENATSGHNFGIKHNEMTLQTVILRPIHSVSTNLQSSIIVSSANHSIAVNPKLTVAAPFYVVHPSSPGKVLRNTQCYKDQLPVKQSLNKMVQTTKELCAHESKKLKFQKLKLQKEIRILRKENAALRETIEKMNLSKNQFLKCCEKYVSPQVALFIKEQISVHNQKAKGRRYSLKFKRLCLNLHFKRPRTYKALSSIFSLPSRATLQRMTTKSLVEV, from the exons ATGAGGAAAAGTGGATACAGAAAGTGCAGTGTCAAACGCTGCAAAAATACTACTGCGAATTCGAATTGCCGTTTCTTTCGCTTCCCTAAGGACAATGCAAG GGCAAAGCAGTGGGTAACGGCATGCAATCGTGAAGACCTCGTGCTCAAAAcagcagaatatttatatgctATCAATAGGATTTGCAGCGATCACTTCGAGGACAGGATGTATGCGAATGATTTAAAATCTCGTTTGCTTCCTTCAGCTCGACCGACTCTAAATCTCCATAATCATGAAGAAAATGATCAGAATATTGCT attGCTTCAAATACTTCTCAAAGTGCAGTAGTGAAAACATCACACGTAATTAAACCAACCTTTCAG ATTGAAGCAAATGGACACGATTATATAGGGACTGCGTTGGCATCTGAGTTGCCACAAATTGACGCTCGAGGATCACAGGTCAATAAATTG aTTGAAGCAAATGGTCACGATTATATAGAAACTGCGTCGGCATCTGAGTTTCTCCCACAAACTGACACTCCAGTGTTGGTCAGCAAATTG AATTGTACAGATGTACAAAGGAACGTTTCATCTATTACTGAAAATGCTACAAGTGGGCACAATTTTGGAATAAAACACAATGAGATGACACTTCAAACTGTCATCTTGAGACCAATTCACAGCGTCTCCACTAATCTTCAATCTTCAATCATTGTTTCTTCAGCGAACCACAGTATTGCGGTAAATCCTAAACTTACAGTCGCTGCGCCTTTCTATGTTGTCCATCCGTCTTCACCAGGAAAAGTTTTAAGGAATACACAATGCTACAAAGACCAACTACCTGTGAAACAAAGTCTTAATAAAATGGTTCAAACAACAAAAGAATTATGTGCTCATGAgtcgaaaaaattaaaatttcaaaaattaaaattgcaaaaagaaaTCAGAATTCTGAGAAAAGAGAATGCTGCTCTGCGAGaaacaattgaaaaaatgaatttaagcAAAAATCAATTCCTAAAATGTTGCGAAAAATATGTATCCCCCCAAGTGGCACTGTTTATAAAAGAACAAATATCAGTTCACAATCAAAAGGCTAAAGGTCGGAGATATTCCTTAAAATTTAAACGATTATGCTTGAATCTGCATTTCAAGAGGCCAAGAACATATAAAGCTTTGTCATCGATATTTTCTTTGCCGTCTAGAGCGACTCTTCAAAGAATGACAACCAAATCTCTTGTAGAAGTATAA